Part of the Natronobacterium gregoryi SP2 genome, GGAGAGTACCGACGACGAACCGAGGTGACCGAGACTGCCCACTCTCCGTGCGTACAAACGGTTCGTTCTCGTCGCCTGGCAGTTTCTCCCGCTGTTGATCGCGTACGCCCGTGACCGTCGTCGATTCCTCCTGTTTGGCGGTCGAAGGCAGGTCGATCCCGAGACACATCGGTATCGCGCCAACGTCTTGCTCGAGTCACTTCTCGATCTCGGACCGACGTTCATCAAACTCGGTCAGTTGCTGTCGACCCGACCCGACGTCTTGCCCCCAGCGTACATCGACGTGCTCTCGTCGCTACAAGACGACGTTCCGCCGGCAGAGTGGGACGGCGCAAAGGAGGTGCTCGAGGACGAACTCGGGCCGGTCGACGACCGGTTCGTCTCCTTCGACACCGACCCGATAAGCGGTGCGAGCCTGGGACAGGTGTACCGCGCTCGGATCGACGACGACGGAACGCGCGAGGTCGCAGTCAAGATCCGGCGACCCGGCGTCGAAGAACTCGTTCGGGCCGATCTCCGCGTCATTCACTGGTCGCTGCCGATCCTGCTGTACTTCGTCGACGACGCCCGAGCGTTCTCGCTCGAGAACCTCGCCGACGAGTTCTCGAAGACGATCCGCGAGGAGATGGACTACGAACGCGAAGCCGAGATGCTTCAGGAGATCAAGTCGAATCTCGCCGTCGACGACCGCTGTGTCGTCCCCGACGTGATCGAGAGTCACTCGAGTCCTCGCGTTCTCACGATGGAGTACATCGGCGGAACGAAGATCAACGACGTCGAAGAGCTCGACCGCCGGGGGATCGATCGGGGCGAGATCGCAGAGAACCTCCAGCGGGTGTATATGCAGATGATCATCGACGACGGCGTCTTCCACGCAGATCCTCACCCCGGAAACCTGGCAGTGACAGACGACGGGCGAATCGTCTTCTACGACTTCGGTATGTCCGGACGGGTCGACGAGTACCTCCAGGAAAAGATAGTCGACTTCTATGCGGCCGTCGCGAACCAGGATATCGAGTCGATCCTCGACGTGCTGATCGAGATCGGGACGCTCTCGCCGGACGCCGACCGGGCGGTGATGACCGACGTGATAGAACTGGCAATCCAGGACGCCCGCGGCGAGGACATCGAGCAGTACCGCGTCCACCAGGTCATCGGCCGAGTCGAGGATTCGATCTACGAGTTCCCGCTTCGGTTGCCGAAGAACCTCGCGCTCGTCCTCCGTGTTGCAACGGTCGTCGAGGGCGTCTGCGTGACGCTGGATCAAGACTACGACTTCATCGCGACGGCGACCGACTACCTCATCGAACAGGGGTATCGGGAGGAGTCGATCCGCCGATATATACGCGAGTCTGGCGAGCAGATACTCCAGTCCGCCGACTCGCTGACCCGGATCGCCCCCAAAACCGAACGCGCCCTCGATCGACTCGAGCGAGATGACCTCTCCGTCCGAGTCGGCGTCGAAGATTCACAGAACGTCTTCGAGAACCTCGCGAAACGGCTCATCTACGGGATGTTGTTGACGATGTCGTTGTTCTCGATGGGCGTCCTGTACGCTCTCGAGGCTCCCGAAGCGTCGCTCGTCGCCGCAGCGTTTTCGGTGGTCGTCGGGATTCAGCTCTAC contains:
- a CDS encoding ABC1 kinase family protein, whose protein sequence is MIAYARDRRRFLLFGGRRQVDPETHRYRANVLLESLLDLGPTFIKLGQLLSTRPDVLPPAYIDVLSSLQDDVPPAEWDGAKEVLEDELGPVDDRFVSFDTDPISGASLGQVYRARIDDDGTREVAVKIRRPGVEELVRADLRVIHWSLPILLYFVDDARAFSLENLADEFSKTIREEMDYEREAEMLQEIKSNLAVDDRCVVPDVIESHSSPRVLTMEYIGGTKINDVEELDRRGIDRGEIAENLQRVYMQMIIDDGVFHADPHPGNLAVTDDGRIVFYDFGMSGRVDEYLQEKIVDFYAAVANQDIESILDVLIEIGTLSPDADRAVMTDVIELAIQDARGEDIEQYRVHQVIGRVEDSIYEFPLRLPKNLALVLRVATVVEGVCVTLDQDYDFIATATDYLIEQGYREESIRRYIRESGEQILQSADSLTRIAPKTERALDRLERDDLSVRVGVEDSQNVFENLAKRLIYGMLLTMSLFSMGVLYALEAPEASLVAAAFSVVVGIQLYRSFRRVRAIRARPQFTRQSLRQRRGDE